One region of Pseudomonas sp. B21-040 genomic DNA includes:
- a CDS encoding PaaI family thioesterase, protein MLEALKQINSTSAFNRWADFEVTHAASGEAELTMAFRETDMAQYAGFLHAGLIGALLDTACGFAAGTVAGNVLASHFSVNCLAPAIGEAFVVRGRVVKAGKKQVFARAELFAQTGDQLKLVATGDAILVPV, encoded by the coding sequence AGCCTTCAACCGCTGGGCCGATTTCGAAGTGACCCATGCCGCAAGTGGCGAAGCCGAGCTGACCATGGCTTTTCGCGAAACCGATATGGCGCAATATGCAGGCTTCCTGCACGCTGGCCTGATTGGCGCGCTGCTCGACACGGCGTGCGGCTTTGCTGCCGGTACGGTCGCCGGCAACGTGCTGGCGTCGCACTTTTCGGTCAACTGCCTGGCGCCTGCAATCGGTGAAGCGTTCGTCGTTCGGGGTCGGGTGGTAAAGGCTGGCAAGAAACAGGTGTTCGCCCGCGCCGAGCTGTTTGCACAAACCGGCGATCAACTGAAACTGGTAGCGACCGGCGATGCGATTCTGGTACCGGTCTAG
- a CDS encoding GFA family protein — translation MQLEGSCHCGAVSFSLNSAHPYPYQRCYCSICRKTQGGGGYAINLGGDAASLKVHGRKHIAIYHARLKNDGDKRAHSSSAERHFCSLCGSGLWLFSPEWPELIHPFASAIDTPLPVPPEHTHLMLGSKAPWVEVEAHPGDQQFDVYPEESIADWHERLGLTREDV, via the coding sequence ATGCAGCTCGAAGGCTCCTGTCATTGCGGCGCGGTGTCGTTCAGTTTGAACAGCGCCCACCCCTACCCTTATCAGCGTTGCTACTGCTCGATCTGCCGCAAGACACAGGGCGGTGGCGGGTATGCGATCAACCTCGGCGGCGATGCCGCAAGCCTTAAGGTACACGGGCGAAAGCACATCGCGATTTACCATGCGCGGCTCAAGAATGACGGCGACAAACGCGCCCACAGCAGCAGCGCCGAGCGGCATTTCTGCTCACTGTGCGGGAGTGGTTTGTGGCTGTTCAGCCCTGAGTGGCCGGAGCTGATCCACCCGTTCGCGTCCGCCATCGACACTCCGTTGCCGGTGCCACCGGAGCACACGCACCTGATGCTCGGCTCGAAAGCACCGTGGGTGGAGGTCGAGGCGCACCCTGGCGATCAGCAATTCGACGTTTATCCCGAAGAATCCATCGCCGACTGGCACGAGCGCCTTGGGTTGACTCGCGAGGACGTTTAA
- a CDS encoding tRNA-(ms[2]io[6]A)-hydroxylase — protein MILPEIHEFLGCRTPDGWVQAALADQETLLIDHKNCEFKAASTALSLIAKYHSHVDLINLMSRLAREELVHHEQVMRLMKKRKIELRQLSAGRYASGLRKVVRSHEPVKLVDTLVVGAFIEARSCERFEALVPHLDEELGKFYFGLLKSEARHFQGYLKLAYQYGDAKDIAQVIDKVRAAEQELIESPDVEFRFHSGVPAAA, from the coding sequence ATGATCCTTCCCGAAATTCACGAGTTCCTCGGCTGCCGTACCCCCGACGGCTGGGTTCAGGCCGCACTGGCCGATCAGGAAACCCTGCTGATCGACCACAAGAACTGCGAATTCAAGGCCGCCAGCACCGCGCTGAGCCTGATTGCCAAGTATCACTCCCACGTCGACCTGATCAACCTGATGTCGCGCCTGGCCCGGGAAGAACTGGTGCACCACGAGCAGGTCATGCGCCTGATGAAAAAGCGCAAGATCGAGCTGCGCCAACTGTCTGCCGGGCGATACGCCTCGGGTTTGCGCAAAGTGGTGCGTAGCCACGAACCGGTCAAACTGGTGGACACCCTGGTGGTCGGCGCGTTTATCGAGGCCCGTAGCTGCGAGCGTTTCGAGGCACTGGTGCCGCACCTGGACGAAGAACTGGGCAAGTTCTACTTCGGCCTGCTGAAAAGCGAGGCCCGGCATTTTCAGGGTTACCTGAAACTGGCCTATCAGTACGGCGATGCCAAGGATATCGCCCAGGTGATCGACAAGGTCCGCGCCGCCGAGCAGGAACTGATCGAGTCGCCAGACGTGGAATTCCGTTTCCACAGCGGTGTGCCCGCAGCGGCCTGA
- a CDS encoding universal stress protein: MQAIRSILVVIEPEHSESLALKRAKLIAGVTQAHLHLLVGDPKHDHSGLLGVLKAALVADGYSVTTEQAWHKSLHETIVEVQQAEGCGLVVKQHFPDSPLKKALLTPDDWKLLRACPTPVLLVKTAGSWKDKVILAAVDVGNTDPEHRHLHNTIIDHGYDIAGLAKAHLHVVSAHPSPMLSAADPTLQLSETIEARYREQCRAFQAEFDIDDSHLHIEEGPADVLIPFMAHKLQAAVTVIGTVARSGLSGALIGNTAEVVLDSVESDVLVLKPREIEDHLEELADKH; this comes from the coding sequence ATGCAAGCCATTCGCAGCATTCTGGTGGTCATAGAACCCGAACACTCGGAGAGCCTGGCGCTCAAACGGGCCAAATTGATTGCCGGTGTGACTCAGGCGCACTTGCACCTGCTGGTCGGCGACCCCAAGCATGATCACAGCGGCTTGCTGGGCGTGCTCAAGGCGGCCCTGGTGGCGGACGGTTACAGCGTCACCACCGAACAGGCCTGGCATAAGAGCCTGCACGAAACCATCGTCGAGGTGCAGCAAGCTGAAGGCTGCGGGCTGGTGGTCAAGCAGCACTTCCCGGACAGCCCGCTGAAAAAGGCACTGCTGACCCCGGATGACTGGAAGTTGCTTCGCGCGTGCCCTACCCCCGTGCTGCTGGTAAAAACCGCCGGTTCCTGGAAAGACAAAGTGATTCTGGCGGCCGTCGATGTCGGCAATACCGACCCTGAACACCGCCACCTGCACAACACCATCATCGATCATGGCTATGACATCGCCGGCCTGGCCAAGGCGCACCTACACGTCGTCAGCGCTCATCCGTCGCCGATGTTGTCCGCTGCCGACCCCACGTTGCAGCTCAGCGAAACCATCGAGGCGCGCTATCGCGAGCAGTGCCGGGCGTTCCAGGCAGAGTTCGACATCGACGACTCGCACCTGCACATCGAAGAAGGCCCGGCAGACGTTTTGATACCGTTCATGGCGCACAAGCTGCAGGCGGCTGTGACCGTGATTGGCACCGTGGCGCGCAGCGGACTGTCAGGGGCATTGATCGGCAATACGGCTGAAGTGGTGCTGGATTCGGTGGAGAGTGACGTGCTGGTGCTCAAGCCGCGGGAGATCGAGGATCATCTGGAGGAGTTGGCTGACAAGCATTGA
- a CDS encoding DUF1289 domain-containing protein, which produces MPNQTIKTPCVGLCSTVYGDLVCRGCKRFHHEVINWNGYNEEEKRAVWLRLEQLLSQVMASKLEVFDPQRLRLQLEQRKIRFVPHQSEYCWAYQLIARGARVINNLEAYGMVLMPEFRDWNLPELRDAIDREFFLLSEAHYQRYIAPGFLKDAFGA; this is translated from the coding sequence ATGCCCAATCAGACTATCAAGACGCCATGCGTCGGCCTTTGCTCCACTGTTTACGGTGATTTGGTGTGCCGTGGCTGTAAGCGTTTCCACCATGAAGTGATCAACTGGAATGGCTACAACGAGGAGGAGAAGCGCGCCGTATGGCTTCGACTTGAACAATTGCTGTCCCAAGTGATGGCCAGCAAGCTGGAGGTGTTCGACCCCCAGCGCCTGCGTTTGCAGCTGGAGCAACGCAAGATTCGTTTTGTGCCGCATCAGTCAGAGTATTGCTGGGCGTATCAACTGATTGCCCGAGGGGCGCGGGTGATCAACAACCTGGAGGCTTACGGGATGGTGTTGATGCCGGAATTCCGCGACTGGAACCTGCCGGAATTGCGCGATGCCATTGATCGGGAATTTTTCCTCCTGTCCGAGGCGCACTACCAGCGCTACATCGCACCGGGTTTTCTGAAAGACGCCTTTGGCGCCTAG